The Pseudomonas aeruginosa genome includes the window TCTTGAAACCGCGCAAGGCCAGGCCGGTGCCGATAGCTGCGCTGGTGGTGGTTTTACCGACGCCACCCTTACCGGAAGTGACTACGAGAATTTTGGCCAAGGTGATTCACCCCAATGAAAAACGTAAGAATTCTGGTCCCTGAAAGTGGCGGCAGTATCCGTTAAAGGCGGGTGATGTTCAACACGTCACCCGACAGGCTGACGTGCACTGCCTTGCCCCACTGCGGGCTGCGTCGCAGGTCCTCCGCGACCTTGTAGTTACCGGCGATGGAGACCAGTTCGGCGGCCAGCTGCTGGCAGAAGATTCGCGCCGTGGCGTCGCCTTTCACGCCGGCCAGTGCGCGTCCGCGCATCGGGCCGTACACATGGATGTTTCCGTCGGCGAGAAGTTCCGCGCCGGGACTGACCGCGGCCAGCACGATCAGGTCGCCGCCGGCGGCGTAGATCTGCATGCCGCCGCGCACCGGGGTCTTCACCACCTTGGTCGGGCGGCTGACGGGCTCGGCGGGCTTCTCTTCCGCCTTGGCCGGCTCGGGCCTGGCTTCACCGGCGCTCGGGCTGGGCTCTTCGGCAGGCTTGCGCGGGGCGCTGTCCTTGATGTCCAGCGGTCGTTCGCGGGCGCCCGAGGGCGGCAGCACCGGCAGGTCCAGGGCCTGGGCGGCGGCGATGTCCTCCTCGCGCCCGGCGCGTATCGCCAGGGTGCGCAGGCCGTGGCGGCGACAGACCTCGAGGAGCGCCGGCAGGTCGAGGCGGCCTTCGCCTTCGGGCAGCTTGTCGAGGGCCATGACCAGGGGGGTGTCGCGGAAGAAGTTGGGCGCTTGCGCCACTTTGTCGGCGAGTTGCCGTTCGAGCCTCGCCAGGTCGTTGTGCGCCAGTTCGAGGATGGTCACCGCGAGCATGCTGCCCTTGAGCTGGAATACGGGGTCTTGATCGAGGAGGTCGGCTTGGCTCATGGGGCTTGTCGGTCGTTGAATTGCAGGGACTTATAACGAGAACGCCGGATGCCCGCAAGCGTGGCAGATAGCCGGGGCGGCGTCGATCGGCAACGCGGCGTCCCGCCGGGACGGCGGGCAGGGTAGAATGGCGGGCTTTGATCGTCGTCGGAACCGTCCATGGATCGCCCCCGTTTCTCCAGCGCTTTCCTCCATCCCCGCTACTGGCCGCTCTGGTTCGGCCTGGGACTGCTCTGGCTGGTGGTGCAGTTGCCGTATCCCGTCCTGCTGATGCTCGGCCGTGGCCTGGGGGCGCTGATGTACCGCTTGGTCGGCTCGCGCCGCGAGATTGCCGCGCGCAACCTCGAACTGTGCTTTCCGGAAAAGTCGCCCGCCGAACGCGAGCGTCTGCTGAAGGAGAACTTCGCCTCCAGCGGCATCGCCTTCTTCGAGATGGCCATGAGCTGGTGGTGGCCGAAGGCGCGCCTGGCCCGTCTTGCCCATATAGAAGGCCTGGAGCATCTGCGCGAGGCCCAGGCGCAGGGCGAGGGGGTGATCCTCATGGCCCTGCATTTCACCACCCTGGAGATCGGCGCGGCGCTGCTCGGCCAGGTGCACACCATCGACGGCATGTACCGTGAGCACGACAATCCGGTGTTCGACTATGTCCAGCGCCGTGGCCGCGAGCGGCACAACCTCGATGCCACCGCCATCGAGCGCGAGGACGTGCGCTCGATGCTCAAGGTGCTGCGTGGCGGCCGCGCCATCTGGTACGCACCGGACCAGGACTACGGCGCCAAGCAGAGCCTGTTCGTGCCGCTGTTCGGCATCCCGGCGGCCACCGTCACCGCCACCACCAAGTTCGCCCGCCTGGGCCGGGCGCGGGTGTTGCCGTTCACCCAGAGCCGCCTGACCGATGGCAGCGGTTATCGCCTGACCATCCACCCGCCGCTGGAGGACTTCCCCGGCGAGAGCGAGGAAGCCGATTGCCTGCGGATCAACCAGTGGGTCGAGCGCTGCGTGCGCCAGCAGCCCGAGCAGTACCTGTGGGCGCACCGGCGTTTCAAGACCCGCCCGCCAGGCGAAGCCAAGCTCTATCCGAAACGGCGCAAGCGCTGAGGACGGGCATTCCGGACGCGCGCGGGGTCTGGCTATACTCGCCGCAGTTCATGACGGAAGCCCCGCTGTGTCCGATCCCCTTGCCCCACGTCCGCCGCTCACCGGCCTGATCCTTTCCGGGGGCGGCGCCCGCGCGGCCTACCAGGTCGGGGTCCTGGCCGCCATCGCCGACCTGCTGCCGGACAGTGCCGGTAATCCTTTCCCGGTCATCGTCGGTACTTCCGCCGGCGCCATCAACGCCGTTGGCCTGGCTTGCGGCGCCCTGCAATTCCGCCAGGCGATCCAGCGCCTGACCGCGGTCTGGCAGGGATTCCGCACCGAACATGTCTATCGCAGCGACTGGCCGGGCGTGACCCGCCAGGCCTCGCGCTTCCTCGGCCATAGCCTGCTCGGCCTGGGGCGGCGGGTGCCGGTGGCGTTGCTGGACAACCGGCCGTTGCATGAGCTGCTGGCACGTGAGCTGGATTTTTCCGGGATTCATGCGGCGGTGCGCCAGCGCCAGTTGCGCGCGGTGGCGGTGACCGCGTTCGGCTACGAGTCGGGGCAGGCGGTGACCTTCTACCAGGGGCGCGCGACCATCGATCCCTGGGTACGCCATCGGCGCCTGGGCATTCCCACCCGCCTGGAGCTTCGGCACCTGCTGGCCAGCGCGGCGATCCCGCTGCTGTTCCCGCCGGTGCGGATCAACCGCGAATACTTCGGCGACGGCGCGGTGCGTTCCCAGGCGCCCATCAGCCCGGCGTTGCACCTGGGCGCCACGCGGGTGCTGGTGATCGGCGTCAGCGGCAACCCGGCCACCGGTGGCGACAGTGCCATGACCGGCCTGCCGCCGTCCGACCGACCGCCGAGCCTGGCGCAGATCGGCGCCCACCTGTTGAACAGCACCTTCATCGACAGCCTGGAAGGCGACATCGAGCAGTTGCAGCGGATGAACCAGATCGGCCAGTTGGTGGCGCCGGAGGTGCGCCGCCAGGCGGGTGGGCTGGAGCCGGTGGAGGTATTGCTGGTGTCGCCGAGCCGGCCGCTGGACGAGATCGCCGCGCGGCACTACCGGGAGCTGTCGCGGGTGCTGCGGCTTTTCCTGCGCGGTCCCGGAGCGACCCGCGCCAGCGGGGCGGGGGTATTGAGCTACCTGTTGTTCGAGCGCGGCTATTGCAGCGAACTGATCGAACTGGGCTACCACGATGCGATGGGCAAGCGGGCGGAACTGGAGCGCTTCCTGCGGATCGAGCGGTAAACCTTATTCAGGACGGGACAGGCGGAAGGAAAAAACCGCCCCGAAGGGCGGCTCGCGCACGGCTCAGACGGCCAGGACACCGTCGCGATAGTCGCGTAGCGCCTGCTCGATTTCCTCGCGGCTGTTCATCACGAACGGACCGTACTGGACGATCGGCTCGCGCAACGGCTTGCCGGCGAGCACCAGTACCCGGGCGCCGGCTTCGCTGCGCAGGCTCAGTTCCCCTTCTTCGGACAGCCGAGCCAGGCGATTGGTGGCGATTTCCACCGGGCGTTCGCCTTCCACCGTCAGGCTGCCTTCGTAGACGTACAGCAGAACGCGATGGCCGTCCGGCAGGCGCGGGGCGATGCGGCCGCCGGCAGGCAGTTGCAGGTCGTAGTAGTGCGGCTCGGTGTCCGGCCTTTCCACGGCGCCGATCTGCTGCGCCTGGCCGTCGTCGAAGCGACCGGCGATCACCGTGACCTTCACGCCTCCGGCGGTTTCCAGGCGCGGCACGTCTTCCGGCTCGATATCGTGATAGCCGGCCGGGGCCAGCTTGTTCTTCGCCGGCAGGTTGACCCACAGCTGGAAGCCACGCATCGCGCCTTCCACCTGTTCCGGCATCTCGCTGTGGATGATGCCGTGGGCGGCGGTCATCCACTGTACGCCGCCGGGCTTGAGCAGGCCGCGATTGCCGAGGTGGTCTTCGTGGCGCATACGCCCTTCGAGCATGTAGGTCACGGTCTCGAAGCCGCGGTGCGGGTGCGAAGGGAAACCGGCGACATAGTCATCCGGGTTCTGGGTATCGAACTGGTCGAGCATCAGGAACGGGTCGAAGCGTTCCGGGGAAGGGCCGCCGATCACGCGGGTCAGGCGGACGCCGGCGCCATCGGAGGCGGGGTGGCCGGTATGCAGTTCGAGGACATCACGGTAGCGGGTCATGGGAACCTCCTGGTTCGTGTATGGCTCGATGATAGTCCTCTGTGCTCGATATATGGATGCGAGTTTTGTGTGATTCCTATCGAGTTATTGGATTGTTTTGAGAAAAAGAAACCGCCGCACCAGGGCGGCGGTTCTTCGTCTCACTCGGCGATCTGCAGCTTGCGCGCCTCGGTATAGATGTAGCGCAGTTTCTCGTACTCGAACGGCGAATTCATCTGGCCGTAGCGGAAGCTGGTGTTGTAGCGCTTGTCCACCACGCGCAGGGCGGTGATCTCCGGGTGGTCGCCGCTGGCCTGGGGAACGTTGAGGTAGTTCACCTGGTATTCGCCGACGTAGTCCACCACCAGTCCGCCGGTGTCGCGCAGGTTGGACGGGCCGAGGATCGGCAGCACCAGGTAGGGGCCGCTGCCCACGCCGTAGAAGCCGAGGGTCTGGCCGAAATCCTCGCTGCGCTTGTGCAGGCCCATCCTGGTCGCAGGGTCCCACAGGCCGAGCACACCGAAGGTGGTGTTGAACAGCAGCCGCGCGGTGGTTTCCATCGCCGCCTTGCCCTTCAATTGGGCGAGGTTGTTCAGCAGATTGGGCACGTCGCCGAGGTTGTCGAAGAAATTGCTCACGCCGCTGCGGACGAAGTGCGGGGTGACGTATTCGTAGCCTCGTACCACGGGCAGGAACACCCACTCGTCGAAGCGATAGTTGAAGTGGTAGACCCGGCGGTTCCAGGATTCCCAGGGATCGTACATGTTCAGTGCGTCGAGGGTGGCGCGCTCGAATTCGCGTTGATCCAGGCCGGGATTGAACTTGAGTTGGTCCAGTGGACGGCTGAAACCGTCGCCGTCGAGCTGGCGTGGCGGCAGTTCGGCCGGCGCGGCGGCCTCGTCGGCCTGGGCGCTGGCGGCAGCGCTCAGCAGAAGGGCGAACATCCAGTGTGCGGTTCGGCTCATCGATCAGTTTCCTGCCTGCTGGGTGAGGGCCGCGCTGGCGACCTGGGTCTGTCCGGCAGCGGGCGTGGCGAAGAAGTCCAGCATGTCCTGCGCGTTGACCTTGTAGTTGAGGTTGCCGCAGTGACCGCCATAGGGATAGACGGTCAGGCGTTCGCCGAAGGTTCGGCGGAGGAAGCCGAGGTCGCCCGGGCCGAGGATGACGTCGTCGGCGTTGTGCATCACGGCGATCTTCGGGCTGTCGTGCAGATAGTCCTGCAGCTTGTAGAGGCTGACCTGGTTGACCAGTTGGGTCAGGCTGCCGCCGTCGTAACGGGCTCGCCACATCGGGATCAGTTGCTCGGTCATGTAGCACTCGAAGTCGCACTGTAGCGCGCGCTTGAAGAAGGGCTCCAGGCTGGTGCCTTCGTTGATCGGGTAGTTCGGCGGGGTGATCAGGCCGCGACGGTTGACCAGGTCCGAGGTGAAGGCGATGTCGGCGGCGGAGAAGCGGAACGAGGTGCCGATCAGCATGGCCATTTCTTCGTTGCTCAGGCGTTGCTTCGACTGCTGGAAGTCGTAGAGCATGGCGTCGTTGATGTCGACGTAGCCTTTCTGCCGGAAGTAGCGGGTCAGCTTGCTCAGCACCACCTCGTAGAAGGTGCGCGAGTCAGTGATGCCCTTGACCTGGGTTTCCACCAGTTTGTCGAGGTTGCTCACCGAGGTGTAGAGGTTCACCGGTGGGTTGAGCAGCAGCACTTTCTTGAAGTTGAAGCTCCGGCGGCTTTCGTCGAGGTGGCTGACGAACGCGGCGTTCAGCGCCCCCAGGCTATAGCCGGTGAGGTAATAGTCGGTCACCGGCAGGTCGCGCTGCTGCGCGCGCACCGCCTGCATCACCCGGTACAGGTCATCGGCGTCGTCGCTGGAAAAGCCCGGTGTGGCGAAGCGCGAGGCGCTGGCCATGAAGTCCCAACTGGTCGGCGAGGACAACTGCACCACGTGGTAGCCGGCCTGGTAGAAGAGCTTCTTCAGGTATTCCGGGAAGCTGCTGGCGTAGTGGGCGCCAGTCCCGGCAATGATGAAGATCAGCGGCGCCGCATGATCCTGGCGGGCCAGGCGGTAGCGCAGCTTCTTCACCGGCCAGAAGTTGTCCGGCAGGGCGAACTCGCGCTCCGGGCGCAATTTCAGGCTGTAGTCCTTCTGGTCGATGTCCTCGCTGTGCGGAAGCTCGGGACGCAGTTCCGGCGGCGTGGTGGCGATGGTCGCCTCGAACGGGTTGGTCAGTGGATAGCCGTAGCTCGCGGCGTCCACGTCCCGGGCCTGCGCCAGATTGGCACAACCGAGGGCGAGGCCGCCGAGCAGGGCAGCGAAACGGAGGAAGTGGGGCATCGGGGGAATCCCTTCGAGGGAAAAGTACTGAGTGAATATACTGCCGCTATGACAACTGCAAGCCTCAGTAGTGCAGTGGGTTATTGCAGCCAGCGTTCCAATCGGTCTTTCCCGCCTCTTGCCGTGCCTCGCGAATATCCCTTCAGGCGTGGCGGTGCAGCCAGCCATGGGCGCTGGCCGGGCGCGGCGCGCCGTCTTTCTCGAAGCGTTTCCAGATCTTCTCGTGGAAGTAGAAACCGACCGAGTTGCACAGCGGCTCGACCGCCGCCACCAGCCCGCCGACCGCTATGCTGCCGGTCAGCGCATAGGCCACGCTGAAGGCGATGATGAAGTGCATGACGGTGAAGGTCAGGGTCTTGAGCATGGCTGCTCTCCTTTGATCGAGAATCATTCCTCTTTGGCGAAAGCCTATCCAGGCGCTCGGCCAAGCGGAAATCGGCCTGTCCAATCGAGTGCATAGAGCGCTTCGATCGCACTGTCTCGGAGCACATCCGCAGCGTGCCGCAGCGCAGTTCGAGGCATGTCGTTATCGGGTGCGATGGGTGTCGTTCTCAGAGCAGTCCGCCGTCCGGGCGCGCCGATGATGGACGGCGGCACCGCAGAGTGCCGCGACCGCCGGGGAGCGTCCCCGTCGGCATAGAACAAGGGGTACGTCTGATGCGAATGATGCGACGACTGTTGTGCTGGAGTGCGGGCCTGGCAATGTCGGCGGCTGTGGGGATGGCGGCCGCGGCGGACAAGCCGGTGATCACCATCGGTTACGTGGACGGCTGGTCGGACAGCGTGGCGACCACCCATGTGGCCGCCGAGGTGATCCGCGAGAAGCTCGGCTACGAGGTGAAGCTGATGCCGGTGGCGGCGGGGATCATGTGGCAGGGCGTGGCGCGCGGCAAGCTCGATGCCATGCTCTCGGCCTGGCTGCCGGGCACCCACGGCGCCTACTACGAGAAGATGAAGGATAAGGTGGTCAACCTTGCCATCAACTACCCGGATGCACGCATCGGCCTGATCGTCCCCGAATACGTGAGCGCCAACAGCATCGCCGACCTCCAGGCGCAGAAGGACGCTTTCGGCGGGCGCGTGGTGGGCATCGATGCCGGCGCCGGGGTGATGATCAAGACCGACGAGGCGATCAAGCAATATGGCCTCGACTACAAGCTGGTGGCCAGTTCCGGCAGCGGCATGATCGCCGAGCTGACCCGTGCCGAGAACGAGAAGAAGCCGGTGGTGGTGACCGGCTGGATTCCGCACTGGATGTTCGCCAAGTGGAAGCTGAAGTTCCTCGACGATCCGAAGAAGGTCTATGGCGATACCGAGCATGTCGACACCGTCGCCAACCCGGCGCTGGAGGCCAAGGCCAAGCCGGTCTGGGAGTTCCTGAAGAAGTTCGGCTGGAGGGATGGCAACGAGGTCGGCCAGGTGATGCTGGCGATCCAGGAGGGCGCCAAACCCGAGGATGCGGCGAAGCAGTGGGTGGCGGCCAACCCGGGACGGGTCAAGGACTGGGTGCAGTAGCACGGCTGGTTCGATCGGGGAACGCCGTGCCCGGGCAACCGGGCACGGCGTTTTTCCTTGCCGAAGGCTGGCTCCGGAATCTGCCGGAAGGCCCGGGAATACCGGTCTAGAGCGGCTGGCGAAACGCTACGACTAAAGTCGTCTGGAGCGCTTGCACCAGCGTCCTACAGTGGATATCGACGACATTCCGCGTCACCCCGCTGTGAGGATAAAAACAATGAACGACAGCATCTACCAGCGGATTGATACCAATCCGCGCTTCAAGGAGTTGGTGGCCAAGCGAGAGCGTTTCGCCTGGATACTTTCTTCGATCATGCTTGGCCTCTACGTGATATTCATCCTGCTGATCGCTTTCCAGCCGCAGCTGCTGGGCGCGCGTATCAGTCCCGATTCGTCCGTGACCTGGGGCATCCCGATGGGTGTCGGACTGATCCTTGCCGCGTTCATCCTGACCGGCCTGTACGTGCGTCGCGCCAACGGCGAGTTCGACAGCCTGAACCAGGAAATCCTCAAGGAGGCGCAGCAATGATCGCTCGTCTCCTTGCCGCGCTCGGCCTTGCGGCCTTCGCTCCGGCCCTCTGGGCCGACGCGCTGACCGGCGACGTGCAGCGCCAGCCGCTGAACGTCTCGGCCATCGTCATGTTCGTCGCCTTCGTCGGCGCGACCCTCTGCATCACCTACTGGGCATCCAAGCGCAACCGCTCGGCGGCCGACTACTATGCCGCAGGCGGCCGCATCACCGGCTTCCAGAATGGCCTGGCGATCGCCGGCGACTACATGTCGGCGGCATCCTTCCTGGGTATTTCGGCGCTGGTCTTCACTTCCGGCTACGACGGCCTGATCTACTCGATCGGCTTCCTGGTCGGCTGGCCGATCATCCTCTTCCTCATCGCCGAGCGCCTGCGCAACCTGGGCAAGTACACCTTCGCCGACGTCGCCTCCTACCGCCTCAAGCAGAAGCAGATCCGCACCCTGTCGGCCTGCGGCTCGCTGGTGGTGGTGGCGTTCTACCTGATCGCGCAGATGGTCGGCGCCGGCAAGCTGATCGAGCTGCTGTTCGGCCTCAACTACCATGTCGCGGTGGTCCTGGTGGGCATCCTGATGGTGCTCTACGTGCTGTTCGGCGGCATGCTGGCGACCACCTGGGTGCAGATCATCAAGGCCGTGCTGTTGCTTTCCGGCGCCTCGTTCATGGCGATCATGGTGCTCAAGCACGTCAACTTCGACGTCAGCACGCTGTTCTCCGAAGCCATCAAGGTGCATCCGAAGGGCGAGGCGATCATGAGTCCGGGCGGCCTGGTCAAGGATCCGATCTCGGCATTCTCCCTGGGCTTCGCGCTGATGTTCGGCACCGCCGGGCTGCCGCACATCCTGATGCGCTTCTTCACCGTCAGCGACGCCAAGGAAGCGCGCAAGAGCGTGTTCTACGCCACCGGTTTCATCGGCTACTTCTACATCCTGACCTTCATCATCGGTTTCGGCGCGATCCTGCTGGTCAGCACCAACCCGGACTTCAAGGACGCCACCGGCGCGCTGATCGGCGGCAACAACATGGCGGCGGTGCACCTGGCCGACGCGGTGGGCGGCAGCCTGTTCCTCGGCTTCATCTCGGCGGTGGCCTTCGCCACCATCCTCGCGGTGGTCGCCGGGCTGACCCTGGCCGGGGCCTCGGCCGTCTCCCATGACCTGTACGCCAGCGTGTTCAAGGGCGGCAAGGCCAACGAGAAGGACGAGCTGCGGGTCTCGAAGATGACCACCGTGGCCCTGGGCGTGGTCGCCATCGTGCTCGGCATCCTCTTCGAGAAGCAGAACATCGCCTTCATGGTCGGCCTGGCCTTCTCCATCGCCGCCAGCTGCAACTTCCCGGTGCTGCTGCTCTCCATGTACTGGAAGAAGCTGACCACCCGCGGCGCCATGATCGGCGGCTGGATGGGCCTGATCACCGCGGTGGGCCTGATGGTCCTCGGCCCGACCATCTGGGTGCAGATCCTCGGCCACGAGAAAGCCATCTACCCGTACGAGTACCCGGCGCTGTTCTCGATGATCGTCGCCTTCGTCGGTATCTGGTTCTTCTCCATCACCGACAAGTCGGCGGCGGCCGACGAGGAGCGGGCGCGCTTCTTCCCGCAGTTCATCCGTTCCCAGACCGGCCTGGGCGCCTCTGGCGCGGTGGCCCACTAAGCGCTACGTGAAGACGTAGCCCGAGGCGGCGGCCGGATTTCCGGTCCGCCGCCTTTCGTTTCAGCGTCCCGGTTACAGCGAGATGAGCCATGCCTGACAGTTTCAACTTCGCCTCGCCGCCCTTCGACCAGTTGCGTCCCCATCAGCGCGAGACCCTCAAGCAGGCCCTCAGCGTAGGCTACTACGCGCCGGGGGAAACCTTGCTGGAGGCCGGTTCGGCGGTCCCCGGGCTGTTCGTCCTGCTCAAGGGCGTGGTCGAGGAGCGCGGCGACGACGGGCGAGTGTTCGCCCAGTACGCCGCGGACGACCTGTTCGACGTCCGCGGGCTGTTTTCCGGCAGCAGCAAGCATCGCTACCTGGCGATCGAGGAAAGCATCGTCTACGAACTGCCGGCCAGTTGCTTCCACCAGTTGTGCGGGGAGAACCCGGGTTTCGCCCGGTTCTTCCAGGCCGACCTGGCGGCCAAGCGCCAGTTGGCCCAGCGCGACGGGCAGAACCTTGCCGAGTTCATCCTTACCCGCATCGCCCGCGAGCACTTGCTGCCGGCGCTGGAGGTGGAGGCCTCGCTGTCCCTCGGCGACGCCGCGCGCCTGCAATTGAGCCACGGCGCCGATGCCCTGCTGGTGCGGCTGGAGAGGGACGGGCCCGAGCTCGGCATCGTCACCCGCACCGACCTCATGAGCGCGCACTTCCGCGACGGGCGCAGCGAGCTGGAGGCTATCGGGCCGTTGGCCCATGGTCCGCTGGCCAGCGTCGAACTGGGCGATTTCCTGTTCGACGCGATGATCCTCATGACGCGCCAGCGTATCGAGCGGGTCGCGGTCACGGAGGACGGTCAGGTGATCGGCCTGTTGCACCTGACCCAGGTGCTCAGCCTGTTCTCCACCCATTCCCACGTCCTGGCGCTGCGCATCGCCCGCGCCGACGACCTCGGCGACCTGCGCCGCTGCGCGGAAACCCTGGACACCCTGATCGCTACCCTGGCCGGCAACGGTATCCGCCTGCGCTTCATCATGCAGCTGGTCAGCGCGCTCAACGAGCAATTGCTCGAACGGCTTTTCGAATTGTTGCTGCCGCCAACCCTGCGCGGGCGCTGCTGCTTGCTGGTGATGGGCAGCGAAGGACGCGGCGAGCAGTTGCTGAAGACCGACCAGGACAATGCCCTGGTCCTGGCCGACGATCTGCCGCAGGAACAGGCCCTGGCGATGATGCAGCGCTTCAGCGCGGCCTTGCTGGAGTTCGGTTATCCGCCCTGTCCCGGAGGGGTGATGGCCAGTCGGCCGGAATGGTGCAAGCCGCTGGCGGCCTGGCAGGCGGAGCTGCGCGGGACGCTGCTGGAGGGCAAGCCGGAGCAGCTGTTGCGCCTGTCGATCCTGGCCGATGCCTGGCCGGTGGCCGGCAACCTGCAGCTGTTCGAGCCGTTGCGTCGGCAACTGCGCGGTTTCGCCGACGGCGGCGAGCGCTGGCTGGCGGATATCGCGGCGGCGGCCCTGCAATTCGATACGCCGCTGACCTTCCTCGGCCAGCTGAAAACCCAGGACGCCCGCCTCGATCTCAAGCGCGGCGGGATCTTCCCCATCGTCCACGGCATCCGCACCCTGGCCCTGCGCGAAGGCCTGGAGACCCGCGGGACCCTGGCACGGATCGAGGCGCTGAAGCGACACAAGGTCCTCGAAGCACGCCTGGCGGACGACCTGAGCGAGTCTTTCGAGCTGTTCCTGCAACTGCGCCTGACCCGCCAGTTGGCCGGCCAACGCGACGGTCGCCAGCAGGGCCTGGACGTCAGCGGCATGAGCCGCCACGATCGCGACATGCTGCGCTACGGCCTGCATGTGGTGAAGAAGTTCAAGCAGAGCGTGGCCCGTCAATTCCACCTGGAGACCCGATGAACACCATGGTCAAGTTGCCCGACAGCCGCTGGCCGGGCTGGCGCCGCCGGCTGTATTGGTGGATGCACGAGGCGGTCGAGGCGGAGGAAGTGATCTCCCTCGATCTCGAGACCACCAGCCTCGACCCGCG containing:
- a CDS encoding cyclic nucleotide-binding/CBS domain-containing protein, yielding MPDSFNFASPPFDQLRPHQRETLKQALSVGYYAPGETLLEAGSAVPGLFVLLKGVVEERGDDGRVFAQYAADDLFDVRGLFSGSSKHRYLAIEESIVYELPASCFHQLCGENPGFARFFQADLAAKRQLAQRDGQNLAEFILTRIAREHLLPALEVEASLSLGDAARLQLSHGADALLVRLERDGPELGIVTRTDLMSAHFRDGRSELEAIGPLAHGPLASVELGDFLFDAMILMTRQRIERVAVTEDGQVIGLLHLTQVLSLFSTHSHVLALRIARADDLGDLRRCAETLDTLIATLAGNGIRLRFIMQLVSALNEQLLERLFELLLPPTLRGRCCLLVMGSEGRGEQLLKTDQDNALVLADDLPQEQALAMMQRFSAALLEFGYPPCPGGVMASRPEWCKPLAAWQAELRGTLLEGKPEQLLRLSILADAWPVAGNLQLFEPLRRQLRGFADGGERWLADIAAAALQFDTPLTFLGQLKTQDARLDLKRGGIFPIVHGIRTLALREGLETRGTLARIEALKRHKVLEARLADDLSESFELFLQLRLTRQLAGQRDGRQQGLDVSGMSRHDRDMLRYGLHVVKKFKQSVARQFHLETR